In one window of Balaenoptera musculus isolate JJ_BM4_2016_0621 chromosome 10, mBalMus1.pri.v3, whole genome shotgun sequence DNA:
- the ATXN7L3B gene encoding ataxin-7-like protein 3B, giving the protein MEEISLANLDTNKLEAIAQEIYVDLIEDSCLGFCFEVHRAVKCGYFYLEFAETGSVKDFGIQPVEDKGACRLPLCSLPGESGNGPDQQLQRSPPEFQ; this is encoded by the coding sequence ATGGAGGAAATTTCGTTGGCTAACCTGGATACTAACAAGCTAGAGGCCATCGCTCAGGAGATATACGTAGACCTAATAGAGGATTCCTGTTTGGGCTTCTGCTTTGAGGTGCACCGGGCAGTCAAGTGTGGCTACTTCTACCTGGAATTCGCAGAGACTGGTAGCGTGAAGGATTTTGGCATTCAGCCAGTGGAAGATAAAGGAGCGTGTCGCCTCCCGCTTTGCTCCCTTCCCGGAGAATCTGGGAATGGGCCTGATCAGCAGCTGCAACGCTCACCTCCGGAATTCCAGTAG